Proteins encoded within one genomic window of Dyadobacter chenhuakuii:
- a CDS encoding DUF4134 domain-containing protein, translating into MKCGKTALSSRAKQVWAAALLSVMATIAKAQDGAAGISEADSQAQSYFEPGTQLMYAIGAVLGLVGAVKVFQKWNAGDNDTGKVAAAWFGSCIFLVVATVLQSFFGL; encoded by the coding sequence ATGAAATGTGGGAAAACAGCCCTATCAAGCAGGGCAAAACAAGTATGGGCAGCAGCGCTGCTCTCAGTAATGGCAACCATTGCCAAAGCGCAAGACGGCGCGGCGGGCATCTCCGAAGCCGACAGCCAGGCGCAGAGCTACTTCGAGCCAGGCACGCAGCTGATGTATGCCATTGGCGCGGTGCTGGGGCTGGTAGGCGCAGTGAAGGTTTTCCAGAAATGGAATGCCGGGGACAATGATACCGGAAAGGTCGCGGCGGCGTGGTTTGGAAGCTGTATTTTTCTGGTGGTTGCTACCGTGCTGCAATCTTTCTTTGGCCTATAA
- a CDS encoding relaxase/mobilization nuclease domain-containing protein gives MVAIIKTGASIRSTFYYNENKLKEGVAECIMAGNYPDDVANLNEQERLNMLLKLAALNTNVVRNSVHISLNFDPSEQHSKALLKEISQAYMEKIGFGDQPFLVYQHHDAGHPHIHIVSVKVAHDGSRIETQNIGRNQSERARKEIEQEFHLVKASSKKHQQSEHLKPAMVSANYGKVETKRAISNILAGVIDKYKFTSIPELNAVLNRYNVAADRGNEESRTFKKGGLHYRLLNAKGERVGVPIKASDFHQKPTLNYLQNRFEINDQLRQTDKLRVKNAIDFTLYGKTNVTLDRLINILERDGIDTVLWKNDTGLIYGITYVDHRSKAVFNGSSLGKNYSAKAIQERCVTIDTAMANRLSNTQKQEHPITGHGQSATSKSYLLAIPEQSNEARLANGEDSLFDPVKQDGFTPADLRGNKRKKKKGFSQSL, from the coding sequence ATGGTTGCGATCATAAAGACAGGGGCTTCTATTCGAAGCACTTTTTACTACAACGAAAACAAGTTGAAGGAGGGTGTAGCCGAGTGCATCATGGCGGGAAATTACCCGGATGATGTGGCAAATCTGAATGAGCAAGAGCGGTTAAATATGCTCCTGAAACTGGCTGCCTTGAACACGAATGTTGTCCGAAACAGCGTTCACATCTCATTAAATTTTGACCCTTCCGAGCAACATTCCAAGGCGCTTTTGAAAGAAATTTCGCAGGCTTATATGGAGAAGATTGGCTTTGGTGATCAGCCATTCCTGGTGTATCAACATCACGATGCCGGGCATCCGCACATCCACATTGTGAGCGTAAAAGTAGCGCATGATGGAAGCCGGATTGAAACGCAGAATATCGGACGAAACCAATCGGAAAGGGCGAGGAAGGAAATCGAACAAGAGTTTCATCTGGTGAAGGCATCTAGTAAAAAACACCAGCAATCCGAACATTTAAAGCCCGCGATGGTTAGTGCAAACTATGGTAAGGTTGAGACCAAACGAGCAATATCGAATATTCTTGCAGGGGTTATCGACAAGTACAAATTCACTTCCATTCCTGAGCTAAACGCCGTCTTGAATCGCTACAATGTCGCGGCAGATCGCGGAAATGAAGAGTCCAGAACTTTCAAGAAAGGCGGGCTTCACTACCGGTTGTTAAACGCAAAAGGCGAACGGGTCGGTGTGCCAATTAAGGCTAGCGACTTTCACCAAAAACCGACATTAAATTACCTCCAAAACCGGTTTGAAATCAACGATCAACTTCGGCAAACAGACAAGCTAAGAGTCAAAAACGCAATTGATTTCACATTGTATGGAAAGACGAATGTGACACTTGATCGCCTCATTAATATTCTTGAACGAGATGGAATCGACACCGTTCTCTGGAAGAATGATACCGGACTGATCTATGGAATTACTTATGTCGATCACCGCTCGAAAGCAGTTTTTAACGGAAGTTCTCTCGGTAAAAATTATAGTGCAAAAGCCATCCAGGAACGCTGTGTGACTATCGATACCGCCATGGCTAACAGGCTATCTAATACACAGAAACAAGAGCATCCAATAACAGGTCATGGACAGTCAGCCACATCAAAAAGCTATTTGCTCGCAATTCCTGAGCAGAGTAATGAGGCAAGACTTGCCAATGGTGAGGATTCACTATTTGACCCTGTCAAACAAGATGGTTTTACACCAGCAGACCTTCGTGGAAACAAACGTAAAAAGAAAAAAGGGTTCTCTCAATCACTTTAA
- a CDS encoding plasmid mobilization protein, which yields MNEDKHNRTKWLHVRLTPEEFQLLLRRVQRTTCRKTSEYARKILLSEPVVINHRDQSFDETMVELTRLRRELTAAGNNLNQAVKRLHALSQIADFRSWLDANENDKNQFLELVKEINIYISKASKIWLRS from the coding sequence ATGAATGAAGACAAACACAACCGAACCAAGTGGCTGCATGTCCGCTTAACGCCTGAGGAGTTTCAGCTGCTTCTTCGTAGAGTACAAAGGACAACATGCCGAAAGACGAGTGAGTATGCAAGAAAGATCCTGCTTTCTGAGCCCGTTGTGATTAACCATCGAGACCAGTCATTTGATGAAACGATGGTTGAGTTGACCCGTCTCAGACGCGAGCTAACAGCTGCCGGTAATAACCTAAATCAAGCCGTCAAACGGCTACATGCCTTGTCCCAAATCGCCGACTTTCGCAGTTGGTTGGATGCCAACGAAAATGACAAAAATCAGTTTCTCGAGCTGGTTAAAGAGATCAATATTTACATCAGTAAAGCTTCTAAGATATGGTTGCGATCATAA
- a CDS encoding JAB domain-containing protein codes for MESFANVSNLYQVAEIELIYKTNVQASQRPKIESSRDAYKVLMQTWNPDRLEFIEEFKILLLNNASRVLGIFEVSKGGISGASADVRIVFAAALKANATGIILAHNHPSGQLVPSHADKYITENMRKAGELLNIRVLDHLIVTAEGFCSFSDESLL; via the coding sequence ATGGAAAGCTTCGCGAATGTTTCAAACTTGTATCAGGTAGCAGAGATTGAGCTGATCTACAAAACCAATGTGCAAGCAAGCCAGCGTCCTAAAATAGAATCGTCCAGAGATGCATATAAGGTGCTGATGCAAACCTGGAATCCTGACAGGCTAGAATTTATTGAAGAGTTCAAGATACTGCTATTAAATAATGCCAGCCGAGTGCTAGGTATTTTTGAAGTTTCCAAAGGTGGGATTTCAGGTGCAAGTGCTGATGTAAGGATCGTTTTTGCAGCTGCTTTGAAAGCCAATGCAACAGGGATTATCCTGGCCCACAATCACCCTTCCGGACAGCTTGTGCCGAGTCATGCTGATAAGTATATTACTGAGAATATGAGAAAGGCTGGAGAATTACTGAATATCCGAGTGTTGGATCATTTGATCGTTACGGCGGAAGGGTTTTGTTCGTTTTCGGATGAGAGTCTTTTGTGA
- a CDS encoding polysaccharide deacetylase family protein, which produces MKLPILLLLIILQSSAKQVFAQKQIAITIDDLPTVSRIMNTDALRAELTDQLLSHLKQYQVQATGYVIGEKLVKDGKVIPAQYGLLRKWLKAGHSLGNHTFGHLGINDISAGAYEADVLGADTLLRRFLHREGAELKYFRHPYLHRGNTAAKRDSLEMILAKHKYIQAPVTVDNDEYLFAAAFDKAIGSRNEPLADSISKTYVNYMMDYVHYYESQADSLFDRPIPHILLIHANLLNSKALGLFLSRLKEDGYQFVTLQKALEDPCYLTEDQYIGKKGISWIHRWAITKGKKGAFFKGEPEVPKFISDLTQ; this is translated from the coding sequence ATGAAATTACCTATACTCCTGCTACTAATTATTCTTCAATCTTCGGCAAAACAAGTCTTCGCTCAAAAACAAATTGCCATCACCATTGACGACTTGCCAACTGTTAGCAGGATCATGAATACCGATGCCTTGAGAGCGGAATTGACAGATCAGCTGTTAAGTCATTTGAAACAATACCAAGTCCAGGCAACGGGGTATGTCATCGGGGAGAAACTTGTCAAAGACGGAAAAGTTATTCCTGCCCAATACGGTTTGCTAAGGAAATGGCTCAAAGCTGGCCATTCACTCGGTAACCATACTTTTGGACATTTAGGCATCAACGATATTTCGGCAGGCGCCTATGAAGCGGATGTGCTCGGTGCCGATACACTGCTTCGACGTTTTCTCCATAGAGAAGGCGCTGAACTCAAATATTTCCGGCACCCTTATCTCCATAGAGGAAATACGGCTGCGAAACGAGATTCTCTGGAAATGATACTCGCCAAACACAAATACATTCAGGCACCGGTAACGGTCGATAATGACGAATATCTTTTTGCTGCTGCCTTTGACAAGGCGATTGGCAGCAGAAACGAGCCTCTCGCCGATTCGATATCAAAGACATATGTCAACTATATGATGGATTATGTCCATTACTACGAATCACAGGCCGACTCACTGTTCGACCGGCCGATTCCGCACATTCTGCTAATACACGCCAACCTGCTCAATAGCAAAGCCCTTGGCTTGTTTCTTTCCAGACTAAAAGAGGATGGCTATCAATTTGTCACGCTTCAAAAAGCGCTGGAAGATCCTTGTTACCTCACGGAGGATCAATATATCGGAAAGAAAGGTATCTCCTGGATCCACCGCTGGGCAATTACCAAAGGTAAGAAAGGGGCATTTTTCAAAGGCGAGCCGGAAGTTCCGAAATTCATCTCCGATCTGACGCAATAG
- a CDS encoding site-specific integrase: MESSMTILFSVRQSKINRNNQLPVYMRVTIGGARFEVATGKSVSPEKWLASSGKAKGATIEAKEVNAFLETLAGKAYAIQRQIIKEDLLMCIEIFKRKWQGEDQNIIGLLTIFKEHNAKVKQLINLEYAHATYMRYQTTLRHTEEFITWNYKTKDFDVRKLNFKFISDFEFYLKGVKKVGHNATMKYLANLKKIVLICVKNDIIAKDPFFAFKFAKHEVDRIALTEHELRTVANKVFEIPRLEQVRDIFLFCCYTGLAYADVAKLSKMDIIEGRSGEMWINIKRQKTDSASRIPLLPPALKLLKKYESQLERLDKHLLPVLSNQKMNAYLKEIGDVCGIVKPITFHLARHTFATTVTLSNGVPIETVSRMLGHRSLKTTQLYAKVLDKKVSDDMQRLSEIIGAKF, translated from the coding sequence ATGGAATCAAGCATGACAATTCTGTTTTCGGTTAGGCAATCAAAGATCAATCGAAACAATCAACTGCCCGTTTACATGCGGGTAACAATTGGTGGAGCAAGGTTTGAAGTTGCAACAGGCAAATCTGTATCACCGGAAAAGTGGTTAGCAAGCTCAGGAAAAGCGAAGGGCGCAACAATAGAGGCTAAAGAAGTCAACGCATTTTTGGAAACCTTGGCAGGTAAAGCTTATGCCATTCAGCGGCAAATCATCAAGGAGGATCTATTGATGTGTATTGAAATTTTTAAGCGGAAGTGGCAGGGAGAAGATCAAAATATCATCGGGCTGTTGACCATATTTAAAGAACATAACGCCAAGGTCAAACAGTTGATCAATTTAGAATATGCGCACGCAACCTATATGCGATATCAGACCACGCTCAGGCACACCGAAGAGTTTATCACTTGGAACTACAAAACGAAGGACTTTGATGTCCGAAAACTCAATTTCAAATTTATATCGGATTTCGAGTTTTATTTAAAAGGTGTAAAAAAGGTTGGTCACAATGCTACAATGAAGTACTTGGCAAACCTAAAGAAGATAGTACTCATTTGCGTGAAAAATGACATCATAGCGAAAGACCCGTTTTTTGCATTTAAATTTGCAAAGCACGAAGTCGATCGAATTGCACTAACGGAGCATGAATTACGCACAGTTGCGAATAAAGTGTTTGAGATTCCACGTTTAGAACAAGTAAGAGACATCTTTCTCTTCTGCTGCTACACTGGCCTGGCGTATGCCGATGTCGCAAAACTTAGCAAAATGGATATAATAGAAGGTCGTTCAGGTGAAATGTGGATAAATATAAAGCGTCAAAAGACAGACTCTGCCTCCCGAATTCCACTTCTACCACCAGCTTTGAAGTTGCTAAAAAAGTACGAGAGCCAATTGGAGCGTTTAGACAAGCATCTGCTTCCGGTCCTCTCCAACCAAAAGATGAATGCTTATTTGAAAGAGATTGGAGATGTTTGTGGAATAGTTAAGCCAATTACTTTTCACCTAGCTAGACACACTTTTGCCACAACAGTTACGCTTTCAAATGGAGTTCCAATTGAAACGGTCTCAAGAATGCTTGGACATCGCAGCCTGAAAACGACCCAGCTATACGCGAAAGTCCTGGACAAAAAAGTCAGTGATGATATGCAACGATTGTCAGAGATTATAGGCGCAAAATTTTAG
- a CDS encoding VTT domain-containing protein, protein MEFFNQILDVFFHLDTHLGHIIEQYGAWTYAVLFLIIFIETGVVFMPFLPGDSLLFAAGMMAAKYPDSLNIWLIVALLLLAAILGDSCNYLIGRRFGTKIQHIRLFGKRMIKPEHLAHTQGFYEKYGASTIVIARFVPIVRTLAPFVGGVAAMNYRVFFKFNIVGAILWVVSLAFAGYFLGSIPLVRDNFEKVVLGIVALSVLPIFWQLVKAKFRSSRPEVIV, encoded by the coding sequence ATGGAATTTTTCAACCAAATCCTAGATGTCTTTTTCCACCTGGACACACATTTGGGACACATCATTGAGCAGTATGGCGCATGGACTTATGCCGTGCTTTTTCTGATCATTTTTATTGAAACGGGGGTTGTATTTATGCCATTTCTCCCTGGCGATTCATTACTGTTTGCAGCAGGAATGATGGCTGCAAAATACCCCGATTCGCTTAACATCTGGCTTATTGTTGCATTGCTTTTACTGGCTGCCATACTTGGCGATAGTTGCAACTACCTGATCGGACGCCGTTTTGGAACTAAGATCCAGCATATCCGCCTTTTTGGAAAGAGAATGATCAAGCCTGAACATCTTGCTCATACCCAAGGTTTTTATGAAAAATACGGAGCGTCCACAATTGTAATAGCGCGGTTTGTGCCGATAGTCAGGACTTTGGCACCATTTGTAGGTGGTGTTGCGGCAATGAATTACAGGGTCTTTTTTAAATTCAATATCGTCGGGGCAATTCTATGGGTTGTGAGCCTTGCTTTTGCCGGCTACTTTCTGGGTAGTATTCCCCTAGTCAGGGACAATTTTGAAAAAGTAGTGCTGGGAATCGTTGCGTTATCCGTATTGCCGATATTTTGGCAGTTAGTTAAAGCTAAATTCCGGTCCAGCCGGCCGGAGGTTATAGTTTAA
- a CDS encoding GreA/GreB family elongation factor — MHGKTPIILGKSDFRILKRYMADLSENESLSSQLLSCELRSAIVVEDDLLPENCVRLNSTIKIREWPSNSVREFSIVHPECVDPKKKMISFLDPWGAAFLGLSKTEKVEREINGNSKCFEIIDVRPLETHVK, encoded by the coding sequence ATGCACGGTAAAACTCCCATCATACTTGGAAAGAGCGATTTCCGTATCCTAAAACGGTATATGGCAGATTTGTCTGAAAATGAGTCGCTGAGCTCTCAGTTGTTGTCATGCGAGCTTCGGTCAGCGATAGTGGTGGAAGATGATCTCTTACCCGAAAACTGTGTGCGGTTAAACTCTACTATTAAAATCAGGGAGTGGCCAAGTAATAGCGTACGGGAATTCAGCATTGTTCATCCGGAATGCGTGGACCCGAAGAAAAAAATGATTTCGTTTTTAGATCCTTGGGGCGCTGCATTCTTAGGCCTCTCAAAAACAGAAAAAGTTGAAAGGGAAATCAACGGTAATTCCAAGTGCTTCGAGATTATAGATGTTAGGCCTTTGGAGACGCATGTCAAATAA
- a CDS encoding toprim domain-containing protein has product MSERERGSRGLLTLAEIREIDLIGYLSELGFEPVKVHSADHWYLSPLRDERTASFKVNRRLNRWYDRGISLGGNLIDFATIFYQCSVGEVIKTFSDYWSFHRPKILLPSTEKAAANCPIQVLYTGQLTSKTLLDYIVSRSVSPDIARQYCRQVNYQMGDRRYFEIGLLNNSGGYELRNSYSKLASSPKDITTINVGALTVSMFEGMFDFLSYKTLMRKMTEQPENYVILNSISLFDRARPFLESHYNIDLYFDRDTAGVRSTSTVKDISEKYNDASGMYTGYKDFNEWLASTSSSQKS; this is encoded by the coding sequence ATGAGCGAAAGAGAGAGGGGAAGCCGCGGGCTGTTAACGTTGGCAGAAATTAGGGAAATAGACCTTATTGGTTATCTGTCAGAATTAGGATTTGAGCCAGTCAAAGTGCATAGTGCAGATCACTGGTATTTGTCCCCCTTGCGGGATGAACGGACTGCATCGTTTAAAGTCAATCGGAGACTTAATCGTTGGTATGATCGCGGAATCAGTCTTGGAGGGAATTTAATTGACTTCGCCACGATTTTTTACCAGTGCTCAGTTGGGGAAGTAATCAAGACTTTCTCCGATTACTGGTCCTTTCACAGGCCCAAGATTCTTTTACCTTCAACAGAGAAGGCTGCCGCGAATTGCCCCATACAAGTTTTGTATACCGGGCAGCTCACAAGTAAAACACTTTTGGACTACATAGTTTCAAGATCTGTTTCACCTGATATCGCCAGGCAATACTGCCGACAGGTTAACTACCAGATGGGAGACCGAAGGTATTTTGAAATTGGCTTGCTCAATAATTCTGGTGGTTATGAGCTACGGAATTCTTACTCGAAGTTGGCAAGCAGTCCGAAGGATATTACTACAATCAATGTCGGTGCTCTGACAGTCTCGATGTTTGAGGGCATGTTCGATTTTCTGTCCTACAAAACCTTGATGAGAAAGATGACTGAGCAACCCGAGAATTACGTCATCCTGAACTCCATCTCTCTCTTCGATCGCGCACGACCTTTTCTGGAAAGCCATTATAACATCGACCTATATTTTGATCGGGATACTGCAGGTGTTAGGAGCACTTCGACAGTAAAGGACATCAGTGAAAAATACAATGATGCCAGTGGAATGTATACTGGCTATAAGGATTTCAATGAGTGGTTGGCAAGTACATCATCGAGCCAAAAGAGTTGA
- a CDS encoding DUF4833 domain-containing protein, whose translation MKSHPTNKVVEYLVILFLTTYVLPGYAQEGYPVPPFNKNRLFYIQHSKNHNTFVYDAFIQDGNIQADKPVNVYKIAYTENGKRTPLTLIQRKFAFGIKSKRLSANVYEMQLAASKKVTFYLNLVKSGMPKVYVTVNNRKMFLDRIFLKIKEGTSGIKVKLDYALFYGKDFDTGQNIIERTVPKE comes from the coding sequence ATGAAATCCCATCCAACGAATAAAGTTGTGGAATATCTTGTAATCTTGTTTCTGACAACCTATGTTCTACCAGGTTACGCACAGGAAGGCTATCCTGTACCGCCATTTAATAAAAACCGGTTGTTCTATATTCAGCATAGCAAAAACCATAACACTTTCGTCTATGATGCATTTATTCAAGATGGCAACATCCAAGCAGACAAGCCTGTAAATGTCTATAAGATTGCCTACACCGAAAATGGAAAACGGACACCGCTCACCCTTATTCAAAGAAAGTTTGCGTTTGGAATAAAATCCAAGCGTTTGTCAGCTAATGTTTACGAGATGCAACTGGCAGCTTCCAAGAAAGTGACCTTCTACCTCAATTTGGTCAAATCTGGAATGCCCAAGGTTTATGTGACGGTCAACAATAGGAAGATGTTTTTAGATAGGATTTTTCTTAAAATCAAGGAGGGTACATCTGGTATCAAAGTGAAGCTCGATTATGCCCTTTTTTATGGTAAGGATTTCGATACCGGACAAAATATAATTGAAAGAACAGTTCCGAAAGAGTAG
- a CDS encoding YWFCY domain-containing protein has product MTRLISILVLALHFYYFCYQAFQNWHLTSLISDRILDKIFAAGLFSSFIKTKRL; this is encoded by the coding sequence ATGACCCGCTTGATCAGCATACTGGTCCTCGCATTACATTTTTACTATTTCTGTTATCAGGCATTCCAAAATTGGCACCTGACATCTTTAATTTCAGACCGGATTTTGGATAAGATTTTTGCCGCCGGGCTATTCTCTTCGTTCATTAAAACCAAGAGATTGTAG
- a CDS encoding universal stress protein produces MKKILIPIDFSENSQKALQAAKTIAKKTGAELAIMHTSQSENTGIAMPMTEGTLVMFNELENSYKQQLDEYVAGAQSEGYQVKGIWESNAIQTAILRQATNINADLIVVGRTGQGTFVDKLIGSSSTGVALEASCPVLVVPPQATLSGFKNIIYATQFDQQETDILHQIKVLTKQLGAKLSLVKINSFHEPESHANQARILRTIQELDMADMDVVIVEDVSFIEGINKFCYHQGADLLIVSNRERHFLQQYLTNPSMTKRLVVETHLPLLVYHIR; encoded by the coding sequence ATGAAAAAAATACTTATCCCTATTGATTTCTCTGAAAATTCACAAAAGGCCCTGCAAGCTGCCAAAACAATTGCAAAAAAAACTGGCGCGGAATTAGCCATTATGCATACCTCCCAGTCTGAAAACACCGGCATTGCAATGCCGATGACCGAAGGTACGCTTGTGATGTTCAACGAATTGGAGAACTCATATAAGCAACAACTCGACGAGTATGTAGCTGGCGCTCAGTCAGAAGGTTATCAGGTAAAGGGTATTTGGGAGTCTAATGCAATTCAAACTGCGATATTGCGGCAGGCAACTAATATTAATGCCGATTTGATAGTTGTCGGCCGGACAGGGCAGGGGACATTCGTAGATAAACTGATCGGCAGTTCGTCAACCGGCGTTGCATTGGAGGCGTCTTGTCCTGTGTTGGTTGTTCCGCCCCAGGCAACGCTGAGTGGGTTTAAGAATATTATTTATGCGACGCAATTTGATCAACAGGAAACAGATATCTTACATCAGATAAAAGTGCTGACAAAGCAGCTTGGTGCCAAACTAAGCCTGGTTAAAATCAATTCATTCCACGAACCTGAGAGCCATGCAAATCAAGCGCGCATACTCAGAACCATTCAGGAGCTGGATATGGCAGACATGGACGTGGTCATTGTTGAGGATGTAAGTTTTATTGAAGGAATAAATAAATTTTGTTATCATCAAGGCGCTGATTTATTGATTGTTTCGAATCGTGAAAGACACTTTTTGCAGCAGTATTTGACGAATCCAAGTATGACTAAAAGGTTGGTTGTAGAAACGCATCTGCCTTTACTCGTATACCATATCAGATAA
- a CDS encoding TonB-dependent receptor: MLRILLCLLFFAQAGFAQNFTSTIRGTVQDADTKSPLAGATVALISPQTGTITDAQGAFRFDNLPTGRYQLSVSYVGYETVRIPELLLESGKENVQQVRLAPAGKQLNEATVTGARPVAFNSVQEITIEQTLRYAATYMDPARVATSFPGVAAANDQANGLVIRGNSPNSMQWRLEGVEIVNPNHLSNAGTFSDRPTSTGGGVNILSTQLLGTSQFLSGPFPAQYGNVNGGILDMHLRNGNDQKTEFTAQASLLGLDFAAEGPFSKKSKASYLVNYRYSFTGLLGALGVKFGGEDIRFQDLSFHVNLPTVKAGTFTVFGMGGVSSNDFKSEGDSTTWETQKDGYNIIYKNKMGAMGVTNDLPLSRNASLRTVVAASGLRTSRDAAPVFNTPSTPADGNGEDLIKKRMFSVSSILNARFGTRSRMRAGGYLTWQKDILTRYYGGVGSYIVQPFASWNYQITSSVTTEIGLHSLISKLDLPLSKTNISVEPRASLKWQVNEKEQFNFSYGLHSQMQQPQTYLAAYSTTDAWGNPSLTPSKSHHFVVGYQRSFAKNASLKVEAYWQEHFNIPIAVYEEDHFSALNLIENDVTKRLENDGTGRNYGVEVSYQKLLTDNYYMLLSGSLYDATYVAKDGVRRDSRFNGRHTFSFTGGKEFKSGDRSTWGVNAKILWLGGFRDTPINLAASREFQQTVYLQDEDFSYKMKDYFRPDLRIYWKKSNAKYSRTLALDLQNVSGTKNQAFKFYDTLKKEIITQTQLGLIPVLSYRWEF; this comes from the coding sequence ATGCTCCGAATTTTACTCTGCCTGCTGTTTTTTGCCCAAGCCGGATTTGCCCAAAATTTTACATCCACGATCCGCGGCACCGTCCAGGACGCTGACACGAAATCGCCGCTCGCAGGCGCAACCGTTGCCCTGATATCGCCACAAACCGGGACCATCACCGACGCCCAAGGCGCATTCCGATTTGATAACCTCCCGACTGGCCGCTACCAACTTTCGGTTTCCTATGTAGGTTATGAAACTGTCCGGATCCCCGAACTGCTCTTGGAGTCGGGCAAGGAAAATGTGCAGCAGGTTCGGCTCGCACCGGCAGGTAAGCAGTTGAACGAAGCCACTGTCACCGGCGCGCGGCCCGTTGCATTCAACAGCGTCCAGGAAATCACAATCGAGCAAACGCTCAGATATGCAGCCACTTACATGGATCCGGCCAGGGTCGCTACTTCCTTTCCAGGCGTTGCAGCCGCGAATGATCAGGCGAATGGATTGGTAATAAGAGGAAACTCGCCCAACAGCATGCAATGGCGGCTCGAAGGTGTAGAGATCGTCAACCCAAACCATTTGTCAAACGCAGGCACATTCAGCGACCGGCCCACATCCACCGGCGGCGGTGTGAACATTCTGAGCACGCAGCTTTTGGGCACATCTCAATTTCTTTCAGGACCATTCCCAGCTCAATACGGCAATGTCAACGGCGGCATCCTGGACATGCATTTGCGAAACGGTAATGATCAGAAAACCGAATTCACCGCCCAGGCCAGCTTATTAGGGCTCGATTTTGCAGCCGAAGGCCCATTTTCCAAGAAATCAAAAGCATCTTATCTCGTTAATTACCGCTACTCGTTCACAGGATTGCTTGGCGCGTTGGGGGTGAAGTTTGGAGGCGAGGACATCCGGTTCCAGGATTTATCGTTCCACGTTAATCTACCCACTGTGAAAGCTGGTACATTCACAGTGTTTGGCATGGGCGGTGTGAGCAGCAATGATTTCAAATCCGAGGGCGACAGCACAACCTGGGAAACGCAAAAGGATGGCTATAACATCATTTATAAAAACAAAATGGGTGCAATGGGTGTCACCAATGACCTGCCGCTGAGTAGGAATGCATCGCTCAGGACAGTGGTTGCAGCTTCGGGCTTGCGCACGTCCCGAGACGCGGCGCCTGTTTTTAATACGCCATCCACACCAGCCGACGGCAATGGTGAAGATTTGATCAAGAAACGAATGTTTTCGGTCAGTTCTATTTTAAATGCCAGGTTCGGGACGAGAAGCCGAATGCGTGCCGGTGGATATCTCACTTGGCAGAAAGACATTTTGACGCGCTATTACGGCGGGGTGGGCAGTTACATCGTCCAGCCTTTTGCATCCTGGAATTACCAGATCACCAGCAGCGTGACGACCGAAATTGGTCTGCATTCACTGATAAGCAAACTGGATTTGCCTTTATCGAAAACCAACATTTCTGTGGAACCGCGGGCATCATTGAAATGGCAGGTTAACGAGAAGGAACAGTTCAATTTTTCCTACGGCCTTCACAGTCAGATGCAACAGCCGCAAACCTATCTGGCAGCCTATTCAACGACCGATGCGTGGGGGAATCCAAGTTTAACACCTTCAAAGTCACATCATTTCGTGGTAGGTTATCAAAGGAGTTTTGCTAAAAATGCGAGCTTAAAAGTAGAAGCATACTGGCAGGAACATTTCAACATTCCTATTGCAGTTTATGAAGAAGATCATTTTTCTGCGCTTAATCTTATTGAAAACGATGTCACAAAGCGGCTGGAAAATGATGGAACCGGTCGTAATTATGGCGTGGAGGTTTCATATCAAAAGTTGCTGACCGACAATTATTATATGTTGCTGTCTGGCTCACTATACGACGCAACATATGTAGCCAAAGATGGCGTGCGACGCGATAGCCGGTTCAATGGAAGGCACACATTCAGTTTCACGGGTGGCAAAGAGTTCAAATCCGGCGATCGGAGCACCTGGGGTGTGAATGCTAAAATTCTTTGGCTAGGCGGCTTCCGCGACACACCCATCAACCTCGCCGCGTCGCGAGAATTTCAGCAGACCGTATATTTGCAAGACGAAGATTTTTCGTATAAAATGAAAGATTACTTTCGTCCGGACCTGAGAATTTACTGGAAAAAGAGCAACGCAAAATATAGCCGCACCCTCGCCCTCGACCTCCAAAACGTCTCTGGTACCAAGAATCAGGCATTCAAATTCTACGACACATTAAAGAAAGAAATCATCACGCAAACTCAACTAGGCCTAATCCCTGTCCTAAGCTACCGATGGGAATTCTAG